The sequence GACGACTGGTAGGCGTTTTGGTCtatgttattgtaaactacatctgTATGGTGTAGGGAACTGGTAGATGTTTTGGTCTATGTTATTGTAAACTTCATCTGTATGGTGTAGGGAACTGGTCGATGTTTCGGGCAATGTTATTGTAATCTACATCTGTATGGTGTAGGGAACTGGTAGATGTTTTGGTCtatgttattgtaaactacatcCGTATGGTGTAGGGAACTGGTAGATGTTTTGGTGTATGTTATTGTAAACTACTTCTTTATGGAGTAGACGACTGGTAGACATTTTGGTCTATGTTATTGTAATCTACATCTGTATGGAGTAGACGACTGGTAGATGTTTGGTCTATGTTATTGTAAACTTCATCTGTATGGAGTGGAGGACTGGTAGATGTTTGTTCtatgttattgtaaactacatctgTATGGAGTAGACGACTGGTAGATGTTTGGTCtatgttattgtaaactacatctgTATGGAGTAGAGGACTGGTAGATGTTTTGGtttatgttattgtaaactacatctgTATGGTGTAGGGAACTGGTAGATGTTTTGGtttatgttattgtaaactacatctgTATGGTGTAGGAACTGGTAGATGTTTTGGTCTATGTTATTGTAATCTACATCTGTATGGAGTAGAGGACTGGTAGATGTTTTGGtttatgttattgtaaactacatctgTATGGTGTAGGGAACTGGTAGATGTTTTGGTCtatgttattgtaaactacatctgTATGGTGTAGGGAACTGGTAGATGTTTTGGTCTATGTTATTGTAATCTACATCTGTATGGAGTAGAGGACTGGTAGATGTTTTGGtttatgttattgtaaactacatctgTATGGTGTAGGGAACTGGTAGATGTTTTGGtttatgttattgtaaactacatctgTATGGTGTAGGAACTGGTAGATGTTTTGGTCTATGTTATTGTAATCTACATCTGTATGGAGTAGAGGACTGGTAGATGTTTTGGtttatgttattgtaaactacatctgTATGGTGTAGGGAACTGGTAGATGTTTTGGTCTATGTTATTGTAAACTACTTCTTTATGGAGTAGACGACTGGTAGACATTTTGGTCTATGTTATTGTAATCTACATCTGTATGGAGTAGACGACTGGTAGATGTTTGGTCtatgttattgtaaactacaaCTGTATGGAGTAGACGACTGGTAGATGTTTGGTCTATGTTATTGTAAAATTCATCTGTATGGTGTAGGGAACTGGTAGATGTTTCGGGCAATGTTATTGTAATCTACATCTGTATGGAGTAGAGGACTGGTAGATGTTTTGGTCTATGTTATTGTAAACTACTTCTTTATGGAGTAGACGACTGGTAGACATTTTGGTCTATGTTATTGTAATCTACATCTGTATGGAGTAGACGACTGGTAGATGTTTGGTCTATGTTATTGTAAACTTCATCTGTATGGAGTGGAGGACTGGTAGATGTTTGGTCtatgttattgtaaactacatctgTATGGAGTGGAGGACTGGTCGATGTTTTGGTCtatgttattgtaaactacatctgTATGGTGTAGGGAACTGGTAGATGTTTGATCGTTATGCTTCTATTGTTCATCTGCTCAGGGTTTAAGAGTAGTCGATGTTTTGGTTTCTACATTTTTCGACTGTATCTTCCACAAGTATAGAAATGTCCGACGTTTCGGTCTTTGTACTTATGGACTACATCTGTTTCGAGTATAGGAGTGACTTTTCTGTATCTGGACTAATTGGCTGGTGACTTTAACACAGAAAGCGAAACATAGTCCACTGTTATAGTTCAGTCAGATCAAATGACCTTTAACTgatgaattattaaaattaatcaaataacAGAAGATTAATAAATTCTGAGAATTATTGAATAGCATTGATGATATTggtaacattaattatattggATAGTACTGGTCGTATTTCTCTCTCTTtgctctgttttgttttacaagaAATAGCCTAACGTTACAATACTGTTTTTCTCGTTACTTATGTTATTTCCCTTACAACTTAAAAAGCGAGACTTTCCCCACAGTTTGATTCAACTactggtttatttttaaaataaaatttatttatctgaATCGTGTTAAGATTGTAATTCATCTGTATCgagtttctttgtagttaagtacaaagctacacaaagggctatctgtgctctgcccaccacgggttttaAAACCCATTTCTAGGGTTGAAAATCCGCAGACACGACGCTGTGCCATTGAGGAGCCATCTATAGTGAAATTGTCTAGTTTGTACCGttccttttttattttccataGGCAGTTGGTGTATCGTAGCTTATATTCTTATTTCAGTAGATCGagaatgtattgttttgttttccatagGTCATTagtgttttgtagtttatttatcTGTATTTTCCACAGATTGAAAGACTTTATATGTACTGGTTTTTTCACGTTCCAAAACGtagtttatttatcataattttaaaaatacaactcGAAACTTACTGATATTTACGTTAACGTTTCTTGCATATTTTTCCAAATAGTGAATGACGTTCAACACGGCTTGTACCTATTCTTTAGGcccttcttttatttatttcattttacatttttagaagtACCGGCGGTGGATATAAGAGACCTAAGGAGTCTTAGCCGATCCAAATAAACCATCCCTgtgtttatatatctatatatatgtcccttgctgggacagtggtaagtattcgaatttacaacgctaaaatcaaaggttcgattcctaTCGGTGAACAGCAGATataccgatgtggctttgctataagaaaaaaaacactgacacgtacacacacacatacacctatATACATATGGTATTTACGGAGAGACAAATGGAAAGAAGGGGTGTTATGTGAATCACTAaagatagtttatttatttagggGTACCCACTCCCAATATGTGACAGAATAACCCAGACTAAACTTACTCATCTTCTCTGCTCAGTAACGACATTTGGAATTCAAAATGTTTCTTGCAgttcaatacaatattatcaatttatttttattattttctgttttgaaacATAAGTACATCCACTGAACGTTATTCTTCATTGGTTGACATTCATATTCAAACGTGTCTTATTTTAGGATACTTTAGTACTTCGAATAAGCACTCTAGTGGCCACATTTATGACATGCGCATTTAGACGGTTCTTGAAGTCGTATGGTCATCATTCCTTCGTCATCAAAAATACGTTTACCGTCACTATCGAAACATTCTTTCAACACAACGGTCTTAGTTTCCATTACCGTTTCTCGACAGCATTGGCAGTCCTACAGATAGTAAACAATCATTCGTTTTGTTTAGAATGGAGTTGAGTGAATTTGCAAATAtgacttttaaaatataactttagatGTCATTATTTATACAGTCTTACTATCTACAATGTAATTGAAGCATGGTactaggttgttttttttttaaaaagtgtgaTATAATAAATACCTGTTTCGTTTTggatattcgcacaaagctatacaagagctatctaTGATAACCATCCCAAATGGGCCCggaaatggccaggtggtgagtgcgctcgactcgcagtcagTGGGTCGCTGCttcgaattctcatcacaccaaGTATGCtatccctttcagctgtgggggtgttataatgtaacagccaatcccactattcgttggtaaaagagtagcccaagagttggcggtgtgtggtgatgactggctgacttccttttagtcttacactgctaaattagggaaggctagcgcatatagccctcgtgtagctttgcacgaaatacaaaacaaaccgaacaaaaccatccctaattttgaactgagagacaaattattaaaaacactcATCGCAAACTCTTAAGTTAGTTTTGGCTAAACGAATTTCGATTACATATTCACTCGTTAAGATAAttctaaaaacaagaacaactaaCAATCATGATTAAATTATACagcttttctgtttgtttgtttatttatttatttaaaactctgaactaactttaaaaaaatccgCTAGGAGTCTTCACACTTGGCTGGATCTGTGAAACACAAGTTCCTTCGCATTTAGTTACAGTTACGGTTCCTTCGCACATGCGCACTACGTTTCCTACTTCGTCTTGTTCTTCCTTACTGATGTGAATTTCAGAGCGGTGAGTTGTACAAGTTGTTCGGTCCATAGTCGACATAGAATTCTTTAGGTCCGAAATATCCAGCGCGTTAGAATGGAAAAGAACATTTGACGTCAGGGTCAAACAAAAGGTTACAAGAGAAGCAGGTGTCCTCatctgttaattaaaaaaaaaaagtttcacggTTGcagatgtaaaataattatttgttacctGTGTATAAGACCTCCGTTATGGTTACCTAAGTTCTAATGTTCAGAGTTTAATACtatatcaacataaaacaaacatttaacaatacTTTTTCGATACCGGCaacataacttaaatatttttttttataaatacacgGTACAAGATAATTTATAGAATTAACTTATTTGTATTCACttacttttcaattttaaaagaagttcaatattttttaatcagTTTTGTCGCTTTCACTTCTAACAGAAAAATTAGTGATTCAAAAATGAAGCAAAGATTTGGatagatatattgttatttaaacaacaaaggacttatttaaatataatttgtaaaactcCAAAGATTTGGTAAGCCTACCTTGTCAGTGTTACTCAGACTAGCCCTGTATCCGTTCCAGTTTCTTTATCTACTGTTCTGAAGATAGGAAGTAATTGGCTTTTAAAGTTATGCAGAATACATTATTGTGTTTAATCCGGTATTCGCTATTTTATCTTTTCCTAAAAAGGCCAACCTGGGAGTCCGCGTAATGGACGCATGCTGTACACGGCACGTGCACGAGTCCAACCCAGTCTCTGAAATCAAAGCGGACCACCCTTGAACTCTGAATTTAGTCTCCACAATTTTCGAGTAAATGCACTTTAAACGAAAGTATTTCTGCATGTACTACCAAACTAATCGAATGGCCTTTCCCGCCTTTTGTTCCCGGAAGTACTTCAGTCCCTGAAGAATCTGCTGGTAAATGGTTAATGTTCTTAATGTTAACCCTTCCTGAGGCCTTTATAAAGAACCCTAATTTTATACAAGTCTCCAACAGTGGTTAGCCGTGGAAAGCTGACTACAATTAGAATATCAATAACATTTTACGTTTTATCAAAAATTTCCGT comes from Tachypleus tridentatus isolate NWPU-2018 chromosome 12, ASM421037v1, whole genome shotgun sequence and encodes:
- the LOC143234892 gene encoding partner of bursicon-like codes for the protein MRTPASLVTFCLTLTSNVLFHSNALDISDLKNSMSTMDRTTCTTHRSEIHISKEEQDEVGNVVRMCEGTVTVTKCEGTCVSQIQPSVKTPSGFDCQCCRETVMETKTVVLKECFDSDGKRIFDDEGMMTIRLQEPSKCACHKCGH